The following coding sequences are from one Haemophilus haemolyticus window:
- the trpA gene encoding tryptophan synthase subunit alpha: MSRFETQFAALKAKNEGAFVPFVTLCDPTFDRSFEIICTLVDNGADALELGFPFSDPLLDGPVIQAANNRALTAGHSTEDSFKLLEKVRSKYPEIPISLLLCANLIFAKGLDAFYQRCAEVGVDAVLVADIPLLAKEDYVQAAKKHGIQSVFICPPNADEKTIQGVAENSEGYTYLVSRAGVTSAENQAHAANLDTLVEQLKAHNAPPILQGFGIAQPEQVKEALSLGAAGAISGSATVKIIERNLDNHEQCLAELAEFVQTMKAATK; this comes from the coding sequence ATGAGCCGTTTTGAAACTCAATTTGCTGCGCTTAAAGCAAAAAATGAAGGAGCATTTGTTCCTTTCGTCACCTTATGTGACCCTACTTTTGACCGCTCTTTTGAGATTATTTGTACGCTTGTAGATAACGGTGCGGATGCTTTAGAGCTTGGTTTTCCTTTTTCAGATCCGCTACTTGATGGCCCGGTGATCCAAGCTGCGAATAATCGTGCTTTAACTGCGGGTCATAGCACTGAAGATAGCTTTAAGTTATTAGAAAAAGTGCGGTCAAAATATCCAGAAATTCCGATTAGCTTATTACTTTGTGCCAATTTAATTTTTGCTAAAGGTTTAGATGCTTTTTATCAACGCTGTGCAGAAGTTGGTGTTGATGCTGTGCTTGTAGCAGATATTCCGTTACTGGCAAAAGAAGATTATGTGCAAGCAGCTAAAAAACACGGCATTCAATCAGTATTTATTTGCCCGCCAAATGCAGACGAAAAAACGATCCAAGGTGTAGCCGAAAATAGCGAGGGCTATACTTATCTAGTCTCACGCGCAGGCGTAACCAGTGCTGAAAATCAAGCTCACGCAGCAAATTTAGATACCCTTGTAGAACAGCTTAAGGCGCATAATGCCCCGCCAATTTTACAAGGCTTCGGCATTGCTCAACCAGAGCAAGTGAAAGAAGCGTTGTCTTTGGGGGCTGCGGGTGCGATTTCAGGTTCGGCAACGGTGAAAATTATTGAGCGAAATTTAGATAATCACGAGCAATGTTTAGCTGAATTAGCTGAATTTGTTCAAACAATGAAAGCTGCAACAAAATAA
- the trpB gene encoding tryptophan synthase subunit beta: MSETLLNPYFGEFGGMYVPEILVPVLKQLEKAFVEAKDNPEFQREFQDLLKNYAGRPTALTLCRNLTKGTKAKIYLKREDLLHGGAHKTNQVLGQILLAKRMGKTRIIAETGAGQHGVATALACAMLDMPCRIYMGAKDVERQSPNVFRMRLMGAEVIPVQKGSCSLKDACCEAMRDWSANYETTHYLLGTAAGPHPFPTIVREFQKMIGIETKRQILEREGRLPDAVIAAVGGGSNAIGMFTDFIDEPNVRLIGVEPAGKGIESGEHGAPLGHAKVGIYFGMKSPLMQTEDGQVEESYSVSAGLDFPSVGPQHAYLQSIGRAEYPSITDDEALNAFQELAKHEGIIPALESSHALAQALKMIHQEPNKEQILVVNLSGRGDKDIFTVDKILTEKGMK; this comes from the coding sequence ATGTCAGAAACTCTTTTAAATCCCTATTTTGGTGAGTTTGGTGGTATGTATGTACCAGAAATACTCGTGCCAGTGCTTAAACAGCTTGAGAAAGCCTTTGTCGAAGCGAAAGACAATCCTGAATTCCAACGTGAATTTCAAGATTTACTCAAAAATTATGCCGGAAGACCGACCGCACTTACCCTTTGTCGTAACCTAACAAAAGGTACTAAAGCGAAAATCTATCTTAAACGTGAAGATTTATTACACGGTGGCGCTCATAAAACCAATCAAGTTTTAGGACAAATATTATTGGCTAAACGTATGGGCAAAACGCGTATTATTGCCGAAACAGGTGCGGGTCAGCATGGTGTTGCTACTGCCCTTGCTTGTGCTATGTTAGATATGCCATGCCGTATTTATATGGGCGCAAAAGATGTTGAGCGTCAATCGCCAAATGTATTTCGTATGCGTTTAATGGGTGCGGAAGTGATTCCTGTACAAAAAGGCTCTTGCTCTTTAAAAGACGCTTGTTGTGAAGCTATGCGTGATTGGTCAGCAAACTATGAAACCACCCATTATTTACTTGGAACCGCTGCAGGCCCTCACCCCTTCCCGACGATTGTGAGAGAATTTCAAAAAATGATTGGGATTGAGACTAAACGCCAAATTCTCGAACGAGAAGGTCGTTTACCTGATGCGGTAATTGCTGCTGTTGGCGGTGGTTCGAATGCAATTGGCATGTTTACTGACTTTATTGATGAACCAAATGTACGTTTGATTGGCGTTGAACCTGCTGGGAAAGGTATTGAAAGCGGTGAACATGGCGCACCATTAGGTCATGCAAAAGTTGGCATTTATTTCGGGATGAAATCCCCTTTAATGCAAACGGAAGATGGTCAAGTTGAGGAATCCTACTCTGTTTCAGCCGGGTTAGACTTCCCTTCTGTTGGGCCTCAACATGCTTATTTACAAAGTATTGGACGAGCAGAATATCCAAGTATTACCGATGATGAAGCATTGAATGCTTTCCAAGAGTTAGCTAAACATGAAGGCATTATTCCTGCATTAGAAAGCTCACACGCTCTTGCTCAAGCCTTAAAAATGATTCATCAAGAACCTAACAAAGAACAAATTTTAGTCGTGAATCTATCTGGCCGTGGCGATAAAGATATTTTCACCGTAGATAAAATTTTGACAGAAAAAGGAATGAAATAA
- a CDS encoding SDR family oxidoreductase, with product MSKIALITGATAGFGTAICRTLIQAGYFVIGTGRRTERLTLLKAELGEKFLPLAFDISDRLATEEAIKSLPTQWKNIDLLVNNAGLALGLESADKANLDDWEQMIDTNIKGLVNITRFVLPQMVERNTGHIINLSSIAGTYPYPGGNVYGGTKAFVTQFSLNLRADLAGKNIRVTSVEPGLCGGTEFSNVRFKGDDDRAAKVYENVQFVTPQDIANMVLWLNQQPEHVNINRIEVMPTAQTFAPLNVARNSN from the coding sequence ATGTCTAAAATTGCCCTTATTACTGGTGCTACCGCAGGATTTGGTACTGCAATCTGTAGAACGCTTATTCAAGCTGGATATTTTGTAATTGGTACTGGCCGTCGTACCGAACGTTTAACTTTACTAAAAGCTGAATTGGGTGAAAAATTTCTTCCTCTTGCTTTCGATATATCTGATCGACTAGCCACTGAAGAAGCAATTAAATCTTTACCTACACAATGGAAAAATATTGATTTACTCGTTAATAATGCAGGATTGGCTCTTGGCTTAGAATCTGCCGATAAAGCGAATCTTGATGATTGGGAACAAATGATTGATACCAATATTAAAGGATTGGTGAATATTACTCGATTCGTTTTGCCTCAAATGGTAGAAAGAAATACGGGCCATATTATTAATTTAAGTTCAATTGCAGGTACCTACCCTTACCCAGGCGGTAACGTATATGGTGGTACAAAGGCTTTTGTGACACAGTTCAGCTTAAATTTACGTGCAGATTTGGCGGGTAAAAATATCCGTGTTACTAGCGTAGAACCAGGGCTTTGTGGCGGAACAGAATTTTCTAATGTGCGTTTTAAGGGCGATGATGATCGCGCGGCAAAAGTCTATGAAAACGTACAGTTCGTCACACCACAAGATATTGCAAATATGGTTTTATGGCTCAATCAGCAACCAGAACACGTTAATATTAATCGCATTGAAGTGATGCCAACAGCACAAACTTTTGCACCACTTAATGTGGCAAGAAATTCAAATTAA
- a CDS encoding DUF4198 domain-containing protein has product MKKTLIASLLVLAGAAQAHEVWVQAPAKLASGSVLKAELAYGDYPYVEKIPEARLKIFAPMEIIRQDGEKQTLVQKGENYQYQSEKALSDGSYWVTATYKPTFWSQNAEGWKMDNLKGLENPTYCEQTQMFGKSLVTVGKKPLNAEMAMTRVGLPLEIVPLRDPSKAKSGEPFPVQIFYQDQPLAGETVIATADTIVVKDLEASTSHREPQGFSGKTDSQGRVNIIPLIDGIWKIKVIHKTPFADQQICQQSASYSTLILPVGKGLAKLPPKPEHHHH; this is encoded by the coding sequence ATGAAAAAAACATTAATTGCAAGTTTATTGGTTTTAGCTGGTGCAGCGCAAGCTCATGAAGTTTGGGTTCAAGCGCCTGCAAAATTGGCATCTGGTTCTGTATTAAAAGCAGAATTAGCTTATGGGGACTACCCTTACGTAGAAAAAATTCCTGAAGCACGTTTGAAAATTTTTGCACCAATGGAAATTATTCGTCAAGATGGTGAAAAACAAACCTTAGTTCAAAAAGGTGAAAACTATCAATATCAATCAGAGAAAGCATTGTCTGATGGTTCTTATTGGGTGACGGCGACTTACAAACCAACTTTTTGGTCACAAAATGCTGAAGGTTGGAAAATGGATAATTTGAAAGGATTAGAAAATCCAACTTATTGCGAACAAACTCAAATGTTTGGTAAAAGTCTTGTTACAGTTGGTAAAAAGCCATTAAATGCAGAAATGGCAATGACAAGAGTAGGTTTACCGCTTGAAATTGTTCCTCTGCGTGATCCAAGCAAAGCGAAATCAGGTGAACCGTTCCCTGTTCAAATTTTCTACCAAGATCAGCCATTAGCAGGCGAAACTGTAATTGCAACCGCTGATACTATTGTCGTGAAAGATCTTGAAGCAAGTACAAGCCATCGTGAACCACAAGGTTTTTCAGGTAAAACAGATAGTCAAGGACGTGTGAATATCATTCCATTAATTGATGGTATTTGGAAAATTAAAGTCATTCACAAAACACCATTTGCAGATCAACAAATTTGTCAGCAATCTGCAAGCTATAGCACATTAATTTTACCAGTTGGTAAAGGATTGGCTAAACTCCCACCAAAACCAGAACACCATCATCATTAA
- the uspE gene encoding universal stress protein UspE: MKFKNILVVLNPENEKQYALARAVRLVKEQKNETKVKITALLSVYDLSYEMSALLSSEERSEMHQQVIEKHRNAVQYYLDKYADPEIELQSHIVWNSNEAEAIKEEVESHNYDLVVKYTKDEESFTSLIFTPVDWQLLRKCPVPVLMVRDGDWKHQRRILVAVNVSGEQDYQDEFNQELVETGMSLAENLNRGNVHLVAAYPSAPINMAIDLPEFNTSGYENGIRGQHLINMKALRQKFGISEDHTHVREGFPEEVIPEVAKEIEAELVILGTVGRTGLSAALLGNTAEHVISKLSCNLLGIKPSKKDE, from the coding sequence ATGAAATTTAAAAATATCCTGGTTGTTCTCAATCCTGAAAATGAAAAACAATATGCTCTTGCGCGTGCCGTGCGTTTGGTGAAAGAACAAAAAAATGAAACTAAGGTAAAAATCACCGCACTTTTATCTGTATATGACTTATCTTATGAAATGTCGGCTTTACTTTCTTCTGAAGAACGTTCAGAAATGCATCAACAAGTAATCGAAAAACATCGCAATGCGGTTCAATATTACTTAGATAAATATGCAGATCCGGAAATTGAATTGCAATCTCACATTGTTTGGAATAGCAATGAAGCTGAGGCGATTAAAGAAGAAGTCGAAAGTCACAATTATGATCTTGTGGTGAAATATACTAAAGATGAGGAAAGTTTTACCTCACTTATTTTCACACCAGTGGATTGGCAGCTTCTTCGTAAATGCCCTGTTCCTGTTTTGATGGTTCGCGATGGCGATTGGAAACATCAACGCCGTATTCTTGTGGCAGTAAATGTTTCAGGTGAGCAAGACTATCAAGATGAATTTAATCAAGAATTAGTGGAAACAGGCATGTCACTTGCTGAAAATCTAAATCGTGGTAATGTTCACTTAGTTGCAGCTTACCCTTCTGCTCCAATCAATATGGCGATTGATTTACCAGAATTTAATACTTCAGGCTATGAAAATGGTATTCGTGGTCAACATCTCATTAATATGAAAGCATTGCGTCAAAAATTTGGTATTAGTGAAGACCATACTCATGTGCGTGAAGGTTTTCCAGAAGAAGTGATTCCTGAAGTCGCAAAAGAAATTGAAGCTGAGTTAGTGATTTTAGGTACAGTTGGTCGTACAGGTTTGTCAGCTGCATTATTGGGAAATACTGCGGAACATGTGATTAGTAAATTAAGTTGTAATTTATTAGGTATTAAGCCATCTAAAAAAGACGAGTAA
- the fnr gene encoding fumarate/nitrate reduction transcriptional regulator Fnr has product MKNFVTETKAGRRVQSGGCAIHCQDCSISQLCIPFTLNEHELDQLDNIIERKKPIQKSQVLFKAGDSLNSIYAIRSGTIKSYTISESGEEQITSFHLPGDLVGFDAITQMQHPSFAQALETAMVCEIPYDILDDLAGKMPKLRQQILRLMSNEIKSDQEMILLLSKMNAEERLAAFIHNLSKRYSARGFSAKEFRLTMTRGDIGNYLGLTVETISRLLGRFQKLGVLTVQGKYITINDLNALIELTGTNKTKITLVE; this is encoded by the coding sequence ATGAAAAATTTCGTTACAGAAACCAAGGCAGGACGCCGGGTTCAATCGGGAGGTTGTGCTATTCATTGCCAGGATTGCAGTATTAGTCAACTTTGTATTCCTTTTACGCTGAACGAACATGAATTAGATCAGCTTGATAATATTATCGAACGAAAGAAACCTATCCAAAAATCACAAGTTCTTTTTAAAGCAGGTGATTCCCTCAATTCAATTTATGCAATTCGCTCTGGTACGATCAAAAGCTACACTATTAGCGAATCTGGCGAAGAACAAATCACTTCATTTCATTTACCTGGTGATTTAGTTGGCTTTGATGCAATTACTCAAATGCAACATCCTAGTTTTGCTCAAGCTTTAGAAACCGCAATGGTATGTGAAATTCCTTATGATATTTTGGATGATTTAGCAGGTAAAATGCCAAAATTGCGCCAACAAATTCTGCGCTTAATGAGTAATGAAATTAAAAGTGATCAAGAAATGATTTTATTACTGTCTAAAATGAATGCTGAAGAACGTTTGGCTGCTTTTATTCATAATCTTTCTAAACGATACTCTGCTCGTGGTTTTTCAGCTAAAGAATTCCGTTTAACGATGACGCGTGGTGATATCGGCAACTATCTAGGGTTAACAGTTGAAACTATCAGTCGATTATTGGGACGCTTTCAAAAACTAGGCGTTCTTACAGTGCAAGGAAAATATATTACAATTAATGATCTCAATGCTTTAATTGAATTAACTGGCACGAATAAAACCAAAATAACATTAGTTGAATAA
- the ftnA gene encoding non-heme ferritin, producing MLSANVVKLLNDQMNLEFYSSNLYLQMSAWCEQKGFEGAAKFLSAHAAEEMQHMRKLFTYLNETGSVALISAIEAPSHEYKSLKEVIEITYEHEKLITSKINELVGKTFEEKDYSAFNFLQWYVAEQHEEEKLFSGILDKLNLLGEDGKGLFLVDKDLGNLATEA from the coding sequence ATGTTATCAGCAAATGTAGTAAAACTATTAAACGACCAAATGAACTTGGAATTTTATTCTTCTAATTTATATCTACAAATGAGTGCTTGGTGCGAGCAAAAAGGTTTTGAAGGTGCTGCAAAATTTTTATCAGCTCATGCTGCTGAAGAAATGCAACACATGCGTAAATTATTCACTTATTTAAATGAGACAGGCTCAGTTGCTCTAATTTCTGCAATTGAAGCTCCATCACACGAATATAAGTCATTAAAAGAAGTGATTGAAATTACTTATGAACATGAGAAATTGATTACCAGTAAAATCAATGAATTAGTAGGTAAAACTTTTGAAGAAAAAGACTACTCTGCATTTAATTTCCTACAATGGTATGTAGCAGAACAACATGAAGAAGAAAAATTATTCAGCGGTATCTTGGATAAATTGAATCTTCTTGGCGAAGATGGTAAAGGTTTATTCTTAGTTGATAAAGATTTAGGTAATCTTGCTACTGAAGCTTAG
- the ftnA gene encoding non-heme ferritin yields the protein MLNQIITNKLNDQINLEFYSSNVYLQMSAWCSIHGYEGAAAFLLRHADEELEHMQKLFNYVSETSGMPLLGKIDAPKHDYSSLKEVFETTLEHEKLVTSKINELVEVTFENKDYSTFNFLQWYVAEQHEEEKLFSGIIDRFNLVGEDGKALFFIDRELATL from the coding sequence ATGCTTAATCAAATCATCACAAACAAGCTGAATGACCAAATAAATTTAGAGTTCTACTCTTCTAATGTATATTTACAAATGAGTGCATGGTGCTCAATTCATGGCTATGAAGGTGCAGCAGCATTTTTACTTCGTCATGCAGATGAAGAATTAGAACATATGCAAAAATTGTTCAATTATGTAAGTGAAACTAGCGGTATGCCGCTTCTAGGAAAAATCGATGCACCTAAACACGATTATTCTTCATTAAAAGAAGTATTTGAAACAACTTTAGAACATGAAAAATTAGTAACTTCCAAAATCAATGAATTAGTTGAAGTTACTTTTGAAAATAAAGACTACTCTACTTTTAACTTCTTACAATGGTACGTAGCAGAACAGCACGAAGAAGAAAAATTATTTAGTGGAATTATTGATAGATTTAACCTTGTTGGCGAAGATGGTAAAGCATTGTTCTTTATTGATCGTGAGTTAGCAACTTTATAA